The following nucleotide sequence is from Salinispirillum sp. LH 10-3-1.
TCCAACGATACAGCGCCGCTGCTTGGAATACGGCATCGACATTACCCGCGAACCTATCCCGGTGGTTCCCGCCGCACACTACACCTGCGGTGGCATCAAGACCGACCTGCACGGTCAGACTGACCTACCCGGCTTGTTTGCCATTGGCGAATGCGCTCATACGGGACTGCACGGCGCCAATCGCCTAGCCAGCAACTCATTGCTGGAGTGTTTGGTCTTCGGGCGCGCCGCGGCGCAATGCATTGCTGCATTGCCGACACAACCCCTACCGCAGGAGATCCCACCTTGGGATGAAAGTCGAGTCACGGACTCTGACGAAGACGTTGTGATTGCACACAACTGGGACGAGTTGCGACGTTTTATGTGGGACTATGTGGGCATCGTACGCACCAGCAAGCGCTTGTTGCGCGCGCGGCACCGAGTCCAATTGCTAAAAGACGAGATTCACGAATTTTACAGCAACTACCGCATCAGCAATGATTTACTGGAGCTGCGTAATCTGGTGGCGATCGCCGAAGCCATCATTGAAAGTGCCATTCGCCGCAAAGAAAGCCGTGGGTTGCACTACACGCTGGACTACCCGGAAGCAGATGGCAAAGCACAGGATACCGTACTAGAACCTATGGATCAGCTGCACCAGTAAAGCTAAAGCGCGCGCAAATACGCAGTCGTCGCCAGTCATCGACGGCGAGCTGATCCTGATAGACCCAGTAATGGCCGTGTCCGCTGGGACGCGGCACGCCGATGACCCGAGGCAAAATCAGCAAAGGCTTTGCCGGGAGCCGACGTAGTCGCTCTGAAGATCGGCTTCGTACCCACCAGTGCCCGCTGGCAAAACGGATGCAAGCCTGCAAATCGGTAGGCCAAGCGAGATAACGCCACCACAGTATACCCATTGCCAATAAGGCCACAACCCACCCGACAACCCATCCAACGGGCAGCGTCAGCAGAGTACAGCCGAAGAATAACAACAGCCCGCTGCCGGTCCATTGCCACAGCCGACGCTCTTGGCTCGAGTCTAACTCAAACGTCATCCCTGTCCTCGCATCATCCCACTGCGCCGCTTAGGCGGTTTTAACTTTACCAGCGTGATCCAGAATCAAACGCACAATACGCGCCACGTCATCATTGGCAGGCGGTACGCTTTGCATCAAGACATTGAACAAATCCTGATCTTCCCCGGTGATGAAAGCCTCATACCGCGCCTGATCATCTTCGGCTAACGTCGGATAAGCCTCTTGCACAAAGGGCACCAGCAGCAGATCCAGTTCCAGCATGCCACGACGACTATGCCAAAACAGTCGATTGAGCTTTTCTTGGGAAGGGGCTTGCGACGGTTCTTGCGAAGTCATATCGGGAGAGTCTCCTAAAAGGGTTATTAGCAGGCAACAGACGCCATTGCCACACAGCAATAACATTACCTGTTCGGTACATACTCGAAGTCTAAAGAAGCTGGTATGATTGCACCAGTTGTTTTCTGCAGGAGCCATCATGTCGGATATCGTAGCCCCCTTGTTGAGTAAAGGTGTTTTTGAAGTGCGCGGCCCGGA
It contains:
- a CDS encoding succinate dehydrogenase assembly factor 2 produces the protein MTSQEPSQAPSQEKLNRLFWHSRRGMLELDLLLVPFVQEAYPTLAEDDQARYEAFITGEDQDLFNVLMQSVPPANDDVARIVRLILDHAGKVKTA